The Moorella glycerini genomic interval TTAAAAATATGCCGCAATTCCTCTTCCATAGCTTCAATTAACCGCCCCATCAACTCTGCCAGGGCGGGCGTGCCCCGCACCAGGACGCTGCGGCGGTCCCCCGGGTCCGGCACCCGCTCCAGGAGCCCGCGGGCCACCAGGCGGTCAAAGATGCCGGTAAAGGTGCTGGGCGGGATGCCAATGTGCCCGGCCAGCTCCGTCGCCCGCAAAGAACCCTTTTTATGCACCTTCC includes:
- a CDS encoding MarR family winged helix-turn-helix transcriptional regulator produces the protein MQEIRLLELLSRVHRRLVRRLAPLFQAEGFSGTEILVLWKVHKKGSLRATELAGHIGIPPSTFTGIFDRLVARGLLERVPDPGDRRSVLVRGTPALAELMGRLIEAMEEELRHIFKAVPEDYYRRLMADLELLCRYLEQEEGESHGRA